The proteins below are encoded in one region of Kineococcus mangrovi:
- a CDS encoding carbohydrate ABC transporter permease has translation MTQLDERTRAGLPRPRRGSRADGTRRAVPGRHRPGHVPAWLAAPSLAGLALMLVYPTLFVVALAVTKSSLARPLQRFTGTDNFVDAWESLAFAGSLLRSVVFAVVAALAATVLGAALALLLHARGTRFGVVGTILLLPLVTPPVMVGVAWKLMLAPVGGAFGGLFSALGFPGANPLGDSVGAFGALVVMHVWQWTPLVTLLVFAALLGVPEELREAAALDGAGPFRSFTNVVWPVIAPNVFSVLLLELVIGLKVFDLVTVVTQGGPGVATIVSSFEIFRTGLRGSYEIGTAAAETLVFGLVVGVLTTVVTLLRARAVRADR, from the coding sequence ATGACGCAGCTCGACGAACGGACCCGTGCGGGGCTGCCGCGGCCGCGGCGGGGGTCGCGCGCCGACGGCACCCGCCGCGCGGTCCCCGGCCGCCACCGCCCCGGGCACGTCCCGGCCTGGCTGGCGGCGCCCAGCCTGGCCGGGCTCGCCCTCATGCTCGTCTACCCCACGCTGTTCGTCGTCGCGCTCGCGGTGACGAAGTCGTCGCTGGCCCGGCCGCTGCAGCGCTTCACCGGGACGGACAACTTCGTCGACGCCTGGGAGTCCCTCGCCTTCGCCGGCTCCCTCCTGCGTTCGGTCGTGTTCGCCGTCGTCGCCGCGCTGGCGGCGACGGTGCTCGGAGCGGCGTTGGCCCTGCTGCTGCACGCGCGCGGGACGCGGTTCGGCGTCGTCGGGACGATCCTGCTGCTGCCGCTCGTCACCCCGCCGGTCATGGTCGGGGTGGCGTGGAAACTCATGCTGGCCCCCGTCGGCGGCGCCTTCGGCGGGTTGTTCTCCGCTCTGGGGTTCCCCGGCGCGAACCCCCTCGGCGACAGCGTCGGCGCGTTCGGCGCGCTCGTCGTCATGCACGTCTGGCAGTGGACCCCGCTGGTGACGCTGCTCGTGTTCGCGGCGCTGCTCGGGGTCCCCGAAGAACTGCGCGAGGCGGCCGCCCTCGACGGCGCGGGCCCGTTCCGGTCGTTCACGAACGTCGTCTGGCCGGTCATCGCCCCGAACGTGTTCTCGGTCCTGCTGCTCGAACTCGTCATCGGCCTGAAGGTGTTCGACCTGGTGACGGTCGTGACGCAGGGCGGGCCGGGGGTGGCCACCATCGTCTCCAGCTTCGAGATCTTCCGGACGGGCCTGCGCGGCAGCTACGAGATCGGCACGGCCGCGGCCGAGACCCTCGTCTTCGGCCTCGTCGTGGGTGTCCTGACCACCGTCGTCACGCTGCTGCGGGCGCGCGCCGTGAGGGCCGACCGGTGA
- a CDS encoding ABC transporter substrate-binding protein, which yields MSAPRRTHLPQPSTARLLASRRRVLSGALGVGALAATGGLAACGEGSAASGLAAQKAVDLTGTTLKLMVNQPHVLAFTELLGKKFADEFGGELQVTAIPYDQLTSKQILDVQGGDGEFDVFDYFYFGLGELVEADALVDLTEWIGANGEIATDDFLPSIYDPYTLIDGKRYGLPFDGDTHVLYYNAEVFQTYGVEPPTTWDEYDAAAEKITKDSGGTVYGAIVEGQQVPMILGCSFINRLAGYGGTLVDGDGRPAFAGEEGLAALQHLIDVSPSALPTPLQTGFDQANSAFLSGQGAMLDTWTDLGLKAQDPSSSKIVDKWGVVTLPVGGRNTTPRTALDAGFGLGVSSASKQQDAAAAFVQWATSRENNLLLASTAGSGIDPARTSVLDADSYAQAAGKATDVIREGLDGTPLAWPSQQGAPKALQDLVDQLALAIQGKTPPQAALDEAAQSWEKTLG from the coding sequence ATGTCCGCGCCCCGTCGCACCCACCTGCCCCAGCCCAGCACCGCCCGCCTCCTCGCCAGCCGCCGTCGCGTCCTGTCGGGCGCCCTCGGCGTCGGCGCCCTGGCCGCCACCGGTGGCCTCGCCGCCTGCGGCGAGGGCTCCGCGGCGTCGGGCCTGGCCGCGCAGAAGGCCGTCGACCTCACGGGTACGACGCTCAAGCTGATGGTCAACCAGCCGCACGTGCTGGCCTTCACCGAGCTGCTGGGCAAGAAGTTCGCCGACGAGTTCGGCGGCGAGCTCCAGGTCACCGCGATCCCCTACGACCAGCTGACGAGCAAGCAGATCCTCGACGTGCAGGGCGGGGACGGCGAGTTCGACGTCTTCGACTACTTCTACTTCGGCCTCGGCGAGCTCGTGGAGGCCGACGCCCTCGTCGACCTCACCGAGTGGATCGGCGCCAACGGCGAGATCGCCACCGACGACTTCCTGCCGTCGATCTACGACCCCTACACGCTCATCGACGGCAAGCGCTACGGCCTGCCCTTCGACGGTGACACGCACGTCCTCTACTACAACGCCGAGGTCTTCCAGACGTACGGCGTCGAGCCGCCGACGACGTGGGACGAGTACGACGCGGCCGCCGAGAAGATCACCAAGGACTCCGGCGGGACGGTCTACGGCGCCATCGTCGAGGGCCAGCAGGTCCCGATGATCCTGGGTTGCTCCTTCATCAACCGCCTCGCCGGGTACGGCGGGACGCTGGTGGACGGCGACGGCAGGCCGGCCTTCGCGGGCGAGGAGGGTCTCGCGGCGCTGCAGCACCTCATCGACGTGTCCCCCTCGGCGCTGCCGACGCCGCTGCAGACGGGCTTCGACCAGGCCAACTCGGCCTTCCTGTCGGGCCAGGGCGCCATGCTCGACACCTGGACCGACCTCGGCCTGAAGGCGCAGGACCCGTCGAGCTCCAAGATCGTCGACAAGTGGGGCGTCGTGACGCTGCCGGTCGGGGGGAGGAACACGACGCCGCGGACGGCTCTGGACGCCGGCTTCGGCCTCGGCGTCTCCAGCGCGTCGAAGCAGCAGGACGCGGCCGCGGCGTTCGTGCAGTGGGCGACGAGCAGGGAGAACAACCTCCTGCTCGCCTCGACCGCCGGGTCCGGCATCGACCCGGCCCGCACGTCCGTGCTGGACGCGGACTCCTACGCGCAGGCCGCCGGCAAGGCGACCGACGTCATCCGCGAGGGCCTGGACGGCACGCCGCTGGCGTGGCCGAGCCAGCAGGGGGCGCCCAAGGCGCTGCAGGACCTCGTCGACCAGCTGGCGCTGGCGATCCAGGGGAAGACCCCGCCGCAGGCCGCGCTCGACGAGGCCGCGCAGAGCTGGGAGAAGACGCTCGGATGA
- the rplU gene encoding 50S ribosomal protein L21, whose amino-acid sequence MVYAIVRAGGRQEKVSVGDVLTIDRVPVASGETLQLQPLLLVDGETVTHDASALAGVKVVAEVVEEAKGPKITILKYKNKTGYRKRQGHRAKLTRVKITSIGA is encoded by the coding sequence GTGGTGTACGCCATCGTCCGCGCCGGCGGCCGGCAGGAGAAGGTCTCGGTCGGCGACGTGCTGACCATCGACCGGGTCCCCGTGGCCAGCGGGGAGACGCTGCAGCTGCAGCCCCTGCTCCTCGTCGACGGTGAGACCGTCACTCACGACGCCTCGGCGCTCGCGGGTGTCAAGGTCGTCGCCGAGGTGGTCGAGGAGGCCAAGGGCCCCAAGATCACCATCCTCAAGTACAAGAACAAGACCGGGTACCGCAAGCGCCAGGGTCACCGCGCGAAGCTCACCCGCGTCAAGATCACCAGCATCGGGGCGTGA
- the rpmA gene encoding 50S ribosomal protein L27, which translates to MAHKKGASSSRNGRDSAAQRLGVKRFGGQVVSAGEILVRQRGTHFHPGAGVGRGGDDTLFALIPGAVEFGTRRGRKVVNIVAGE; encoded by the coding sequence ATGGCACACAAGAAGGGCGCGAGCTCCTCGCGCAACGGTCGTGACTCCGCCGCGCAGCGCCTCGGTGTGAAGCGCTTCGGTGGCCAGGTCGTCAGCGCGGGCGAGATCCTCGTCCGTCAGCGCGGCACCCACTTCCACCCCGGTGCGGGTGTGGGCCGCGGCGGCGACGACACGCTGTTCGCGCTGATCCCGGGGGCCGTCGAGTTCGGTACCCGTCGTGGTCGCAAGGTCGTCAACATCGTCGCGGGCGAGTGA
- the obgE gene encoding GTPase ObgE has translation MSTHFVDRVVLHASGGDGGNGCASVHREKFKPLGGPDGGNGGRGGDVVLEVDPQVTTLLDLHRRPHRSAPDGRFGMGSHRNGAEGDDLVIGVPDGTIVRSSSGDLLADMVGPGTRYVVAPGGRGGLGNAALATTKRKAPGFALLGEPGEQLDVVLELKTLADVALVGFPSAGKSSLVAALSAARPKIADYPFTTLVPNLGVVEAGSTRFTVADVPGLIPGASEGRGLGLDFLRHVERCVALVHVLDGATLETDRDPVSDLEAIEKELAAYTVDDGTVPLQDRPRIVVVNKADVPDARDMADIVREDLEKRGAPVFVVSAVSRTGLRELSFAMAELVAASRAAAPEAVPTRVVLNPPAVDAAGFSVTREEYGDPERPQVRFRVRGGKPRRWVRQTDFTNDEAVGYLADRLARLGVEDELFKKGATPGAEVVIGDDANAVVFDWEPTMVAGAEVLGQRGSDLRLEDQSRPTRAAKREEERERRAAKAAARGELETERLSGHWTADDDGRDDGDGRDED, from the coding sequence ATGTCGACGCACTTCGTCGATCGCGTCGTGCTGCACGCGTCCGGCGGTGACGGCGGCAACGGGTGCGCCTCGGTGCACCGCGAGAAGTTCAAGCCCCTCGGCGGGCCCGACGGGGGCAACGGCGGTCGCGGCGGTGACGTCGTGCTCGAGGTCGACCCCCAGGTGACGACCCTGCTGGACCTGCACCGCCGCCCGCACCGCAGCGCGCCCGACGGCCGCTTCGGCATGGGCAGCCACCGCAACGGCGCCGAGGGCGACGACCTCGTCATCGGCGTCCCCGACGGCACGATCGTGCGGTCCTCCTCGGGCGACCTGCTCGCCGACATGGTCGGCCCGGGCACGCGCTACGTCGTGGCCCCCGGCGGTCGCGGTGGCCTGGGCAACGCGGCGCTGGCGACGACCAAGCGCAAGGCGCCCGGGTTCGCCCTGCTCGGCGAGCCCGGCGAGCAGCTCGACGTCGTGCTCGAGCTCAAGACGCTCGCCGACGTCGCGCTCGTGGGGTTCCCCAGCGCCGGCAAGTCGAGCCTGGTCGCGGCGCTGTCCGCGGCCCGGCCCAAGATCGCCGACTACCCCTTCACGACGCTCGTGCCGAACCTCGGCGTCGTCGAGGCCGGGTCGACGCGCTTCACCGTCGCCGACGTGCCCGGGCTCATCCCCGGCGCCAGCGAGGGCCGCGGCCTCGGGCTGGACTTCCTGCGGCACGTCGAACGCTGCGTGGCCCTCGTCCACGTCCTCGACGGCGCGACCCTGGAGACCGACCGGGACCCGGTGAGCGACCTCGAAGCCATCGAGAAGGAGCTCGCGGCCTACACCGTCGACGACGGCACCGTCCCGCTGCAGGACCGGCCGCGCATCGTCGTCGTCAACAAGGCCGACGTCCCCGACGCCCGCGACATGGCCGACATCGTCCGCGAGGACCTCGAGAAGCGCGGCGCGCCCGTCTTCGTCGTCTCGGCGGTGTCCCGCACCGGGTTGCGCGAGCTGTCCTTCGCGATGGCCGAGCTCGTCGCGGCCTCCCGGGCGGCCGCCCCCGAGGCCGTCCCCACGCGGGTCGTCCTCAACCCGCCGGCCGTGGACGCCGCCGGCTTCTCCGTCACGCGCGAGGAGTACGGCGACCCCGAGCGCCCGCAGGTCCGGTTCCGCGTGCGGGGCGGGAAGCCGCGACGCTGGGTCCGCCAGACCGACTTCACGAACGACGAGGCCGTCGGGTACCTCGCCGACCGCCTCGCGCGGCTGGGGGTCGAGGACGAGCTGTTCAAGAAGGGGGCGACGCCGGGCGCCGAGGTGGTCATCGGCGACGACGCGAACGCCGTCGTCTTCGACTGGGAGCCCACGATGGTCGCCGGCGCCGAGGTGCTCGGCCAGCGCGGGTCCGACCTGCGCCTGGAGGACCAGTCCCGCCCCACCCGCGCGGCCAAGCGCGAGGAGGAGCGCGAGCGCCGCGCCGCCAAGGCCGCCGCGCGCGGGGAGCTGGAGACCGAGCGCCTCTCCGGGCACTGGACCGCGGACGACGACGGCCGCGACGACGGCGACGGCCGCGACGAGGACTGA
- the proB gene encoding glutamate 5-kinase, which yields MASARRVVVKVGSSSLTTAAGGLDDSRLDALVDVLARRRLGGGDVVLVSSGAIAAGLAPLGLAKRPRDLASQQAAASVGQGLLLAEYARAFGHAGLTVGQVLLTAEDVVRRTHYGNAQRTLERLLTLGVVPVVNENDTVATHEIRFGDNDRLAALVAHLVRADALVLLSDVDALYDAPPSRPGARRIAHVRGPEDLAGVTVGSAGSAGVGTGGMTTKVEAAGIATSAGVPALVTSAALAAPALAGEDVGTWFSVPPTRAARRSTRQLWLAHAAAPAGRLVLDEGAVRAVRSNRSSLLPAGVVGLSGRFRAGDPVDLVDGNGHAVARGLVNYSSEELPDLLGRTTRELARQWGPAYEREVVHRDHLVLLGR from the coding sequence CTGGCCTCGGCACGCCGGGTCGTCGTCAAGGTGGGCTCGTCCTCGCTGACGACCGCGGCCGGGGGCCTGGACGACTCCCGGCTGGACGCGCTGGTCGACGTCCTGGCCCGCCGCCGGCTGGGGGGCGGGGACGTCGTCCTCGTCTCCTCCGGGGCGATCGCGGCGGGTCTGGCCCCGCTGGGCCTGGCGAAGCGCCCGCGCGACCTGGCGAGCCAGCAGGCCGCCGCGAGCGTCGGGCAGGGGCTGCTGCTCGCCGAGTACGCGAGGGCCTTCGGGCACGCCGGGCTGACGGTCGGGCAGGTGCTGCTGACGGCCGAGGACGTCGTGCGGCGCACCCACTACGGCAACGCGCAGCGGACGCTGGAGCGGCTGCTGACCCTCGGCGTCGTGCCCGTCGTCAACGAGAACGACACCGTCGCCACCCACGAGATCCGCTTCGGCGACAACGACCGGCTGGCGGCGCTGGTGGCCCACCTCGTCCGTGCCGACGCCCTCGTCCTGCTGTCCGACGTCGACGCGCTGTACGACGCGCCCCCCTCGCGCCCCGGCGCGCGGCGCATCGCGCACGTGCGCGGGCCCGAGGACCTGGCCGGGGTGACGGTCGGGTCGGCGGGGTCGGCGGGCGTCGGCACGGGCGGCATGACGACCAAGGTGGAGGCCGCGGGCATCGCCACGTCCGCGGGCGTCCCCGCGCTCGTGACGTCGGCCGCGCTGGCCGCCCCGGCCCTGGCGGGCGAGGACGTGGGGACGTGGTTCTCGGTGCCGCCCACGCGCGCGGCCCGGCGCAGCACCCGCCAGCTCTGGCTCGCCCACGCCGCCGCGCCCGCCGGGCGTCTCGTGCTCGACGAGGGGGCCGTGCGCGCGGTGCGCTCGAACCGGTCCTCGCTGCTGCCGGCGGGCGTCGTGGGGCTGTCCGGGCGGTTCCGGGCGGGTGACCCGGTCGACCTGGTCGACGGAAACGGCCACGCGGTCGCCCGGGGGCTGGTGAACTACTCCTCGGAGGAACTGCCGGACCTGCTCGGCCGCACGACGCGCGAGCTGGCTCGGCAGTGGGGTCCGGCCTACGAGCGCGAGGTCGTGCACCGCGACCACCTGGTCCTCCTGGGACGCTGA
- a CDS encoding glutamate-5-semialdehyde dehydrogenase yields the protein MTLAATPDTSLEDAVLDVCRRAKVASRPLRVATRATKDAALQAVADALEAATDRIVAANEIDLARGRSEGTSEHLLDRLALDPARIAAVAAAVREVAALPDPVGEVVRGSTLPNGLRLRQLRVPMGVLGVVYEARPNVTVDVAVLALKSGNAVVLRGGSAALESNTVLVEVVRGALESAGLPADAVTSIDEHGRDGVGVLLTARGLVDLLVPRGGADLIQRVVREATVPVIETGVGNCHVYVDASADLRQAVDVVLNAKTSRPSVCNAAETVLVHSALAADFLPSLLTALHGAGVVLHADERAVEAARVAGVPAQAVTDDDWAAEFHGLEIAVGVVDSVQDAVEHIGRWSSAHTEAVLATDVRVTDFFCAAVDSAVVAVNASTRFTDGGEFGLGAEVGISTQKLHARGPMGLGELTTTTWQVLGDGHVRG from the coding sequence ATGACCCTCGCCGCGACCCCCGACACCTCGCTCGAGGACGCCGTCCTCGACGTCTGCCGACGGGCCAAGGTCGCCTCCCGACCGCTGCGGGTCGCGACGCGGGCCACCAAGGACGCTGCGCTGCAGGCGGTCGCGGACGCCCTGGAGGCCGCGACGGACCGCATCGTGGCCGCCAACGAGATCGACCTGGCCCGGGGTCGCTCCGAGGGAACCTCCGAGCACCTCCTGGACCGGCTGGCCCTCGACCCCGCCCGGATCGCGGCCGTCGCCGCCGCCGTGCGCGAGGTCGCGGCCCTGCCCGACCCGGTGGGGGAGGTCGTGCGCGGGTCCACGCTGCCCAACGGGTTGCGGCTGCGGCAGCTGCGCGTGCCGATGGGTGTCCTCGGCGTCGTCTACGAGGCCCGGCCCAACGTCACCGTGGACGTGGCGGTCCTGGCCCTCAAGAGCGGCAACGCCGTCGTGCTGCGGGGCGGGTCCGCGGCCCTGGAGTCCAACACCGTCCTCGTCGAGGTCGTGCGCGGGGCGCTGGAGTCCGCCGGGCTGCCCGCCGACGCCGTGACGAGCATCGACGAGCACGGCCGCGACGGCGTCGGCGTCCTGCTCACCGCCCGCGGCCTGGTCGACCTGCTCGTCCCGCGCGGTGGGGCCGACCTCATCCAGCGCGTCGTGCGCGAGGCGACCGTCCCCGTCATCGAGACCGGCGTCGGCAACTGCCACGTCTACGTCGACGCCTCCGCCGACCTGCGCCAGGCCGTCGACGTCGTCCTGAACGCCAAGACCTCCCGGCCCAGCGTCTGCAACGCCGCCGAGACCGTCCTCGTCCACTCGGCGCTCGCGGCCGACTTCCTGCCGTCGCTGCTGACCGCCCTGCACGGGGCCGGGGTGGTCCTGCACGCCGACGAGCGCGCGGTCGAGGCGGCGCGGGTGGCGGGCGTGCCCGCGCAGGCCGTGACGGACGACGACTGGGCCGCGGAGTTCCACGGCCTCGAGATCGCCGTGGGGGTCGTCGACTCCGTGCAGGACGCGGTGGAGCACATCGGGCGGTGGAGCTCGGCGCACACCGAGGCGGTCCTGGCGACCGACGTCCGCGTCACCGACTTCTTCTGCGCCGCCGTCGATTCCGCCGTCGTGGCCGTCAACGCCTCCACCCGCTTCACCGACGGCGGCGAGTTCGGCCTCGGGGCCGAGGTCGGGATCTCGACGCAGAAGCTGCACGCCCGCGGCCCGATGGGGCTGGGCGAGCTGACGACGACGACGTGGCAGGTCCTGGGCGACGGGCACGTGCGCGGCTGA
- a CDS encoding glycosyltransferase family 2 protein gives MSSAPSRDAPALSVVVPAFDEAEVLPAFAARLRPVLDGLLAEGLGGYEVLVVDDGSTDATPVVLARLRRDWPQLRVVRLRANSGHQAALSAGLARARARAGVVTMDADLQDPPEVLPRLLAAAGRGHDVVYAVREDRSVDSRLKRLTASAFYRLVRTLGGRAPEQAGDFRFTHRSVVDTVLRLPEAHRVLRLVIPELGFSSTSVGYARQARSAGRTKYPLARMVRLSMDAITGSSTAPLRLASLFGLGGALATSLLLLYVLASFALGRTVPGWTSTLAVVAGVGTLQLLCLGVLGEYVGRLYVQLQQRPTYLVANDSLDEDA, from the coding sequence GTGTCCTCCGCCCCGTCCCGCGACGCACCGGCCCTGTCCGTCGTCGTGCCCGCCTTCGACGAGGCCGAGGTGCTCCCCGCCTTCGCGGCCCGGCTGCGACCGGTGCTCGACGGGCTGCTGGCCGAGGGGCTCGGCGGGTACGAGGTCCTCGTCGTCGACGACGGCAGCACCGACGCCACCCCCGTCGTCCTGGCCCGGTTGCGGCGCGACTGGCCGCAGCTGCGGGTCGTGCGCCTGCGGGCCAACTCCGGGCACCAGGCGGCCCTGTCGGCCGGCCTGGCCCGCGCCCGGGCCCGGGCGGGCGTGGTGACCATGGACGCCGACCTGCAGGACCCGCCCGAGGTGCTCCCCCGGCTGCTGGCGGCGGCCGGGCGCGGGCACGACGTCGTCTACGCCGTCCGCGAGGACAGGTCGGTGGACTCCCGCCTCAAGCGGCTGACGGCTTCGGCGTTCTACCGCCTCGTCCGCACCCTCGGCGGCCGCGCCCCCGAGCAGGCCGGGGACTTCCGCTTCACCCACCGCAGCGTCGTCGACACCGTGCTGCGGCTGCCCGAGGCCCACCGCGTCCTGCGCCTGGTCATCCCGGAGCTGGGGTTCTCCTCCACGAGCGTCGGGTACGCGCGCCAGGCCCGCAGCGCCGGCCGGACGAAGTACCCCCTGGCCCGGATGGTGCGGCTGTCGATGGACGCCATCACGGGGTCCTCCACGGCCCCGCTGCGGCTGGCGTCCCTGTTCGGCCTCGGCGGCGCGCTGGCGACGTCGCTGCTGCTGCTGTACGTGCTCGCCTCGTTCGCGCTCGGCCGGACGGTGCCGGGCTGGACGTCCACCCTGGCCGTCGTCGCGGGCGTCGGCACGCTGCAGCTGCTGTGCCTGGGCGTGCTCGGCGAGTACGTGGGCCGGCTCTACGTCCAGCTGCAGCAGCGACCCACGTACCTCGTCGCGAATGACTCCCTCGACGAGGACGCGTGA
- the nadD gene encoding nicotinate-nucleotide adenylyltransferase, producing the protein MPGPPPSRRPRLGVMGGTFDPVHHGHLVAASEVAARFALDEVVFVPTGRPWQKSRGDIAPAEHRYLMTVIATASNPRFTVSRVDIDRGGFTYTIDTLRELRDLRPEADLFFITGADALAQILQWKDVAELWSLAHFVGVSRPGHALSDDGLPMDGVSLLEVPALSISSTDCRRRVADGLPVWYLVPDGVVQHISKHRLYAPAAVDGPAVPAVGGSRG; encoded by the coding sequence GTGCCCGGACCCCCGCCGTCGCGGCGGCCCCGGCTGGGGGTGATGGGCGGCACGTTCGACCCGGTCCACCACGGTCACCTGGTCGCGGCCAGCGAGGTCGCGGCCCGGTTCGCCCTGGACGAGGTCGTCTTCGTGCCGACGGGCCGGCCCTGGCAGAAGTCGCGCGGGGACATCGCCCCCGCCGAGCACCGCTACCTCATGACCGTCATCGCGACGGCGTCCAACCCCCGCTTCACGGTCTCGCGCGTCGACATCGACCGCGGCGGGTTCACCTACACGATCGACACGTTGCGCGAACTGCGCGACCTGCGGCCCGAGGCCGACCTGTTCTTCATCACCGGGGCCGACGCGCTGGCGCAGATCCTGCAGTGGAAGGACGTCGCCGAGCTCTGGTCGCTGGCGCACTTCGTCGGCGTGAGCCGGCCCGGGCACGCCCTGAGCGACGACGGCCTGCCGATGGACGGGGTGAGCCTGCTGGAGGTCCCGGCGCTGTCGATCTCCTCCACGGACTGCCGCCGGCGCGTCGCCGACGGTCTGCCCGTCTGGTACCTCGTGCCGGACGGCGTCGTGCAGCACATCTCCAAGCACCGCCTGTACGCCCCCGCGGCGGTGGACGGTCCCGCGGTCCCCGCCGTGGGAGGATCGAGGGGCTGA